GTTAAGAATTCTATaaaaattgtattatatatCATACTATCAACGTGAAAATGACGTGTTTATGGCTAGGTACGTATACATGCTACTGCTCAGAAAATGGTTTTGTATTTAGCCAATAAAGAAATAGCCTAATTCAGTTAGTCACATTACAGTGCAGCTATACTGTCAGAACAAGGCTGGTTCATAATGGTGCAGAAAAAAGTAATTAGTTTGTGTAtagataaattatttatattttttatttacttttggaGGTCTGGTTTGACAGATGTTATAAGCAAACTAACTGAGTTCTGAGACTTCAGTATAAGATAATGGTGTTTGAATTGCCGATGGACTTGATAATTATCTGTTTGATGTTTAACCAGTGCTCCAAATGGCTGAATTTTAGTCATTTCATTTTAGAGAATTTGAAACCGGATGGTTTTTGACCATCATGGTGAACTATACTGAGCGGCTGTTGCAGATCGCAGGCCTTGTCTGAAAGTGTGGCCATCTCAGCTTAGCTTTTACTTGCTTTTAAGCAAAGACCCAGGTTGGCCAGCTATGTCGTGGTCTCTTGTTTAGTAAGAGGAGTAATGCTATATATGCGTTTCAGGTTATGATCTTAATCACTGGTGCGCACAAAGCCTTTGCCCTCTACAAGGCCATCGAGGAGGGTGTAAACCACATGTGGACAGTCTCAGCGTTCCAGCAGCACCCCCAAACCATCTTCGTGTGTGATGAGGATGCCACTCTGGAGCTCCGGGTGAAAACCGTCAAGTACTTCAAAGGTGGGTCATGTGTCCAAGGTTGTCGTCAGGTTATTTAAGTGAGCATGGATCTCAAACTGAAAATACTTGTGTATCTGTACAATCTAAATTCTATTGCTCTAgactgttttttggtttttccctCCATACATACTGAGGACAGTGgttatataaatgaatgcaaaatacTAAGAGACAAACTTAATGCACCAATCAAAATATAAAGATGAATAGTGGCCTTAATATGGGGCTTTGATCCATTTTTATTCTGGGTTTTTAGGGGGTTAATAGGCATTTCAAACCTGTGTATTCATCCAAACTTGAATAcgtttttccttctttttttgattGGCAATGGATGTGCATTGTAGTGCATTTTTGGTTCTTGTTTAGTCACATAGTGGTGCAATTCTTCTTCAAGGGCTGATGCATGTGCACAACAAACTGGTGGATCCTCTGCACAGCGTTAAGGAGCAGAAGCATTAAAACAGCAGAAGCACAGAGAAACTGGAGCCATGGCAGTCAAAAAACCAGCGGAACCTGGAGTATGAGTTTGCTCAGCGACCTGTGCACTCCAACATTAATTGTACATTGGTTAGAATGACCATACTGGGGAAACAGATTGAGGACAGGACTGTTATTTCCTGCCCCCGTCTATACTGTAAATCTACCCAAATCGGTTTGTTACCCTGTGCTTCACTTTGTGGTTTGCATTTCGCACGTGAAGTATGAATGCAagttttgattgatttgatgTCGAACGCTTTATGGCTCCCAAGATTGAACACTAATGATGGAACCGTGCTTCCCCTCCCTCTAATGCTGCTGCTCCATTTGTTTCTGGAAATTGGAATTGAACTACGGTACAAGGAGTACAAGCCTTTCTCTCGCTTTCaggcaggaaaatgaaaaatgtcataaatCATGCCATTTTATGTAGAACTgaactcttcatttttttcttagttGACAGGAAACTTCTGATTAACTTAATGGATTAATGCTCCCTTGTTtgaattagcttttttttttaaagatccttCCCATGCGTAATTTCAGTGTTTAGGTGTATTGTctgttaaaatgtcattttccatttttctgcgTAGATCATAGGGGATTATCAAATATTGACTTTATTCACTGTTTCCAAGCTCTCAGGACTCGGTTGTATCACATTAGAGGGAAAAATTCCAAGGTAAGCCAAGTAGAGGCCAGGAAGACTGAAGCAGCCTGTTTGATAAAGCTGGCATTCTTACAAACCTCTTTATGATGAACTTTTCAAGTGCTGTACAATGGTGCGTTTACTGGGCATGGGATAGTGTTTActttatgcaaatattttacatgtagttCCACTATGTcaggttatattcatttaaggTTACTTAAGGCTGTTAAAATTGTGAACCCTTGACCTATTTTTTCTATGAAACTGGAGATTGTAGTCACTTTTCAGTCATGTCGAGAAAGTGaacatatatttgaaaataacacTAGCAAATTACATAAATCAAGGCGATTGACACGCTATTTACCACATGATGGATGTATGGTTTTAGTTACTGTACATAActaccgtaaaaaaaaaaaaatgaagtttaaCACACTCCACATTTTGTACTGTAGCAGCAAGGGCCAATCAAACTGTAGCACATTTTGTTCTCGTATATTAACCACTCCGCTGGTTCACTTGAACCTTGTAACTGAGTACACTGTGTCCACACAGAAATGTGGCACAGGAAATCTCAATCGCTCCCACAACAGTGTGGTAATAGATGGACACTGTTGTAAATGTCTGGAAGTTGTCGCACTGTAAAATCCTACCAAAGGGAGAGAACTGCTGCTTGTGGGGAACAGATACAAATCACAAATGTATCCTTCCGCTCCTGTGCCCGAGAACACACCCTTTTGCATTCTCACAATTTATACTCATAAGGGCTCAATGGGTCTGTACTGTGGTGACTAATAAatcaatttgtttaaaaaaatactttaaattgtACTTCTTTCAAGTGAGCCTATGGTATTTATCAGTTCACAGCACACAATCGGTAAATTCCTTTTTCCTTCTTCAGTAgtatcactgtaaaaaaaaataaaaaacattgttctTAGtagaatgcacacacaaaagcattaCGGCAGCTAGTGTTCCTGCAAATAATGGTTTGAAAATACAACCGGTTGCTTTCTCTGAACACCTTTGTGAAAAATTGTAATAATTCCCATTATGGGCCACAATATGtagtaaattttatttacaagaatACAATCAAAAGTGTATGTAGATTATTAGAACTAGACTTGGTCTAAATATCAATATTCTCTTCATCATTTCAGCACGAGCAACTGGTGAATTATTTCCCACTCCAGAATTGCACAGGGCAAGACCTGTCATTGCGATGCCCCTTGCTATTTTTCCTTGTGTTTTAAAACGTTGATGAAGGTATCCTTGGGGACTTCCACGTTTCCGATTCGCCGCATCTTCTTCTTGCCCTCTGCTTGTCGCTTCAGTAGTTTCATTTTACGAGTTATGTCCCCTCCGtactgaaaaacacaacaaccaTCGTCACCAAGACCTGCCATTTTGAGTATTGTATGTTCAAACGCTTAGCTATTGAAATCAGGTCTGAAATGTGAGATTCCGACCACTAGGATTACCAGTGTACTTGCTCAAATGCCTTGTGGgtacattaaaatatgtatgttttgaAAGATACGGAAGTGCAAAAAGAAGGAAGATTTTATTAATACTTACACATTTTGCCAGTACATTTTTTCTGTAAGCTTTGATcctaaaaaacaacaaaaaagaagaaatgtatAGCATACAGTTGCTTTATGTGACAACCCAGCTATTTAATCCAGGAGAATATAAAAGTATGGGTCctgtattttaagaaataaatgtcacattttttgcAGCCGAAACATAATTTCACGCATTCTTTATGAGTGTGAAGTTCTCATCTAGTCTTACGTTTCTCTTGCGATGACTTTGCTGCCTATAGCTGCCTGAACAGCAATCTCAAACAGCTGCCTTGGTATGGAGTCCTTTAGCCGCTCACACAGTGCTTTGCCCATAACGTAGGCCTTCTCCCTGGGACAAACAAAACACCCCATGGAGTTAAGGCATTCACACCCCAAGCCTCTGTACATTCAGTACCCAGAACCCAGGCCTCTATACAATCAGAATCCTGAAATAACCAGACCTGGATAAATAATCAGTATCATAATATCATTGTTGAATTATGATAAGGACAGAAACACAGTCAAACTACCAACGTTGGGGTCAATACCCATAATTCAGTTCAAATGAAATTCCATTCCCttataaattcaattccagTTTagagtaattaaaaaaaaacaaactccatTCCTAATCtggtttatttaattacttcattcatttcaaaatcacCGCAATCACTTCCCTCTTCATATGGCAgtctgtgaaataaatgaattcagaataattatatatatatatatatatatatatatatatatatatatatatagagccACATATACCTATGCATGAATTAAAAATTTAGCAACCAGCACACAAGCATTACTGAATCCCTTCCAATGATGTCAAACTACAGTGGGATTTCAAATATTAACAGTAattcgattaaaaaaaaaaaatcaattttagaatttaTGGTAGATTTGGACAGAAgagacaaataaattaaaataggCTGACAGGGTAAAACCTATGACTCACTTATGCACGATTGCACTGAGCTCCTCCACTGGGTTGCCGTTCAACAAGATGTCCATCTTCACCAGCTCGGCTGGATGGTAGCCCGCGTCTTCATAGTCAAAGCTATAGGTAGAGTGGCATCGTCATCATCGCCATCACTCTCTCACTATGTCCATTGTAAGGATGCAGCCGTGTGACACTTTCCCTTCAGCTTTGAATATAATTATCCACATCATCCTTGTAATCGTCACCTTTAATGTCATTGGAAACTACTCTgcatcatttaattttaaaagaaacatttaaaaacattgaataccatcagaaaatgtaaataaatgtttgaatatATGAGGAATTATGATATAAAATAAGTacacaaaaacagccatattgcatgcaaaaaatgaacttttaatatgaaaattagcTGTTGTGATTGTTGTGTAAAGATGACAGTCTGACACTAAAATGTAACCTGTTGCCTCAACAGATAGAAACTACACAAGGTGCCAccgaaaagcagaaaaatgctgTTCGTTTTTTTGTACCCTATCCTCACATTTGATTTTTGGCGGCCTGCCccattatctttaaaaaaaaaaacaaacagaaagctAACATATAACTCAGATCTTGACCTATCCGTGCATTCAAAAGTGTTCTTtgcaatatttttcataaaagtaGACACCCTAataaattttaataattcaacAACCTTCAACAACCTTAACCCCCTTTATTTTGGTTTAaggtaaaaatgcattcatcaCATTTTTTACAATGAGATTTTAAATCAATGTGGTTGCACAACATACCGTTTGACAGTGTTAAAATCCACGGTTCTATCTCTATAAATGATCAAACTGTTATAGTGGCAACAGTTCCTTATTTTGCAATGTGTGGACACAAAACAGGCTTGGAGGTCCTCACCTTCTGTGTGTTTTGGAAAATCACATATGATAcaaatgtgattaaaataaaattccctTTAATATAAGCTTAGAATCTGCACTGTAACCacatatgaaatgtaaattataCAGTACAGAGACAagtcaagaagaaaaaaatgtttgggctttgtcccaaacattatggagcttgcTGTAATGGCCAGTTGTTTTGAAATACTCTATGACACATGGTCTGtatcagctacatttattgtTTACTTATAAGGCAGACAAAGCTCACTTGCCTGGCGTATCCTGAGGACAGTGACTTGAGGTGGTCGTAGAAGTCGACCACAATTTCATTCAGGGGGAAGAGGTATTTCATCATCACTCTGTGGTCATCAATGTAGACCATGTTCTTCTGCACTGCCCTGCGGTTCTGCAAAAACAGATGATACGCAAACATCTTCAATTCACCCGCTTAACCTCTCATAAACAGGTATCTTTGGTCACTCTTTGAAAGAGAGACCAATTACAGCAAGTGCACACTAACTAGACTTTGTTACAGGGCTGCCTAAAACCAGCTAAACAAGGGGCTGCGGCTACTTTGGTTGATACCctcatttctgtattttgcaATGTAACAGTAAAATAAGGAACAACTGCTTCTTTGTGAAAGCCATCCCATTTCATTAGGAATTCTACCGTTACATAGGCGTAATGGTGGACGCCTCCAACCGACTGTTCCCCTATGTTTGTGTCCTTCATAGAGCACCTATTGATGCCCTGTAATCCACAGGACTACGTACCAGGCACAGGGCCATGATCTTCCCGATGTGGTCGTCAGGGGCGATAATGGTGCCCATGACCATTGGCTCCAGGTAGTTAGCCACCTGAGACTTGTCTGGAAAATGGGCGGGGTTAATGATCGTGATCTCTTTCTCCCCATGCTCCTACAGGACAGGGAACATATTCAGTATGCTCATTAAAATACCTTGTAGTAACTAGGGTTGTAAAATCATTATTTCTGGCAAGGACAAGCACAACAGTGGTACATCTAAATAGACATCTGAACAAAACACATTTGGGAACCACggtttttgtaaaaatgagtGCCATCATTTCTACCCTTCAATGTTATAAGCAGATGTAtggaattattttatattttaaaacacaccaTTGTGATTACATTTGCTAAATCTATATTACAGTTTACTGTATTTTTGCGGTATGTTGTATATTCCAGTTCTGGCAAGGAGAAGTAAAAGTGTGTGAAGCATGTAGATGTGTTTGAGTGCTCTGTATCAGCACAATTAAtccaaaggtgtgtgtgtgtttgtttgcttttctttttgtgtgagtgtgtgtgtatgtgcgtgtccaGTTCAATTCCATCAActcaattatttttccaaattttGAGTAAATTCTACAAAcgcaattaacattttaatattctcCCCGTTCCTTAAATTCAATTCCCATAATTAAATTACCTTAAATTCCTCAAAGCCTGAGGTATGTCAATTCAACTGAACACCAGTTTAAAAATTGTATGCAGATTCTTGGAATTTCCCctctgtgatatttttgaagTAATTGACCCACAAATTTCATGTTAATTTATAAATGACCGCAACACTGACAGGTAGGGGGTGGATGTGCATGTTTTGGTTTTGGATCAGTAGTATATGCAGGTGTTTGCGGAGTGCTGTATCCGAGTACGGCAGCCACAGGCTTTACCTTGATGAGTTTGGCAGAGGAAAGGACGGCCTTGTAGGGCACGGTCGGCGCCGTGACGATGACCGAGGCGTTGTACTCCTGCTCCAAGCGCTGATTGAACACCTCCATGTGAAGGAGACCCAGGAAGCCCAacctggagggagagagcaagacacAAAGGGAGATTTTAACTGCTACTGTAGGGTACTTTAACACTCTGAGTGTGGAGTGAATGGGAGAAACCTATTGAGATGCAAGGACTTCACTGTGCAGTGACTGCGTTGGTTGAGTGTGCTTCATACATGATTGGTGCAGGCGGACTGTCACCACATGATGGACTAGAGGATTCACCCACTTACGACAAGACAGGTGCGACTCAACTGTAACCCACCTTTCCTTTGGCAATGATTAGTCCATTAAAAACCATCTATAAATGATGACTGCATAATTAACTTTAAAAGTCGGAGAACTGCCCTATTACTACTTTACCGCATCATTACCGTGAAAAACAATCCTGCTTAAATATTTGCCTATGTTGTTCCAAAGATTCATCATTTGATTATCTGACTTAATTAACTGACAGATGTTCAACTGACTGAAAATTAGAGGGCAGGTCAGGATGATTGACACCAGAGAAGTCCCACCTCCAGCCAGCCCCCAAGGCAGGGCTACTGTCCCTCTGCACTGTCACACTGGAGTCATTCAGGGTCAGCTTCTCCACTGCGCTGCGGAGGGTGCTGTAGTCCGACTGGTCCATTGGGAACATCCCTGCCAACAGTGAGACCACGCTATTACAGACCTGCTAAACTGTCTTAAGACAGGTGGCCTAAAAGCAGCACTGTGCTGAAACTGGAACATTCTCTGCATCCCTCTCAGTCTTGTACAAGACTTTGGATAGAAATGTACACCAGAACACAGCTAAATGTCTCCTTAATAATTTCTTACAAGCAGTATGTGACTGTTTGAGATTATCAGGAATATTTGaccattgtttaaaaataatccaAATTAATGCACAGTCGTACTATCGGCTCTCTCTTCAAAGAGCCGAACCAGGCGGTTTTGTGCTGATCATTTGCACAGTTTTAAGCCCTCTTTCCTCCAGCTAAGATCTCAGTCCATACCGGCGAACACCATGGCCTTGGCAGGTTTAAACCCCGGCAGCGCCTCCACAGGGTGTTTGTGGTGGAAGAGCGTGTCCCCGATTTGCGCCTCCTTCACGTCCTTCATCCCTGCGATCACGTAGCCCACCTGTCCCGCGTACCTAGGAAGTCAAGGCATCAGGTGCATGCTGAGGAATTCATCCTCATCCTCTATCATAAATGTGGTACAGTCGGTGTGGAACTATGAGAGCAAACACCAGGTTCCATCTTTAAGTCCTAAATGATGTACTGCCATTCCAGCTACAGTGAGCACTAATGTCAAGCACGCCAGCCAAATAAGAAACGTTTTTATGTAGCACTTCATAGTCATTAATTCATTTACCTAGGAATGAATGATTTTTATAATTCCTTTGTATAATTCTTACTGGTAAATGCATACCATCGAGAtatggtaaaggaaaaaaaaggggggggggggactcaca
The nucleotide sequence above comes from Anguilla rostrata isolate EN2019 chromosome 7, ASM1855537v3, whole genome shotgun sequence. Encoded proteins:
- the guf1 gene encoding translation factor Guf1, mitochondrial isoform X1; protein product: MSLSLICAQDYMLPFARRLFDLRTCKIIRNKRRYTTACTVIRHRWMRSAPAMYTYSSRQCSSKSNKENIDTSKFPVEKIRNFSIIAHIDHGKSTLADRLLEITGAIAKTERNKQVLDKLQVERERGITVKAQTASLLYTQEGNTYLLNLIDTPGHVDFSYEVSRSISACQGVLLIVDANQGIQAQTVANFYLAFEAQLTIIPVINKIDLKNADPERVEKQIEKVFDIPREDCIRISAKFGTNVDRVLEEVVRRIPPPVASKDDPFKALVFDSNFDHYRGVVANIALLGGQVRKGDRIVSAHQGKTYEVNELGILRPEEHPTDRLYAGQVGYVIAGMKDVKEAQIGDTLFHHKHPVEALPGFKPAKAMVFAGMFPMDQSDYSTLRSAVEKLTLNDSSVTVQRDSSPALGAGWRLGFLGLLHMEVFNQRLEQEYNASVIVTAPTVPYKAVLSSAKLIKEHGEKEITIINPAHFPDKSQVANYLEPMVMGTIIAPDDHIGKIMALCLNRRAVQKNMVYIDDHRVMMKYLFPLNEIVVDFYDHLKSLSSGYASFDYEDAGYHPAELVKMDILLNGNPVEELSAIVHKEKAYVMGKALCERLKDSIPRQLFEIAVQAAIGSKVIARETIKAYRKNVLAKCYGGDITRKMKLLKRQAEGKKKMRRIGNVEVPKDTFINVLKHKEK